The Acidobacteriota bacterium genome has a segment encoding these proteins:
- the rpsO gene encoding 30S ribosomal protein S15 produces MALAKERKSELIGSYRLHDSDTGSPQVQIAILSERITYLTEHFKTHAKDHHSRRGLLQLVGRRRRLLDYLKGKDTERYADLIKRLGIRK; encoded by the coding sequence GTGGCGCTGGCCAAGGAGCGGAAGTCTGAACTGATTGGCTCGTATCGGCTGCACGACAGCGATACCGGCTCCCCGCAGGTACAGATCGCGATTCTCAGCGAACGCATCACCTACCTGACGGAGCACTTCAAGACCCACGCCAAGGATCACCACTCACGTCGTGGCCTGCTGCAACTCGTCGGTCGGCGTCGTCGCCTCCTCGACTACCTCAAAGGCAAGGATACCGAGCGATACGCGGACCTGATCAAGCGGCTCGGCATCCGCAAGTAG